The following proteins are encoded in a genomic region of Triticum dicoccoides isolate Atlit2015 ecotype Zavitan chromosome 1B, WEW_v2.0, whole genome shotgun sequence:
- the LOC119313585 gene encoding calmodulin-like protein 3 produces the protein MWAIVMMDQNVLIALVSYLLMLILGPLIIDVILVSKKIWSFLHTFTKYLAHDDTLVVDSMVLDDSPASPAKVTGGGGLTSRDIEIVTARLGLTGWRYQGCEGISVVDALMDGKQASEGELKEAFCVFDRDEDGFICPGELWNVMRRLGWKEGAMYEDCVRMIRPFDEDGDGKISFLEFRRMMENAI, from the coding sequence ATGTGGGCTATTGTGATGATGGATCAAAACGTCCTAATCGCGCTGGTGTCATATCTCCTGATGTTGATCTTGGGGCCATTGATCATAGATGTCATCCTGGTAAGCAAAAAGATCTGGAGCTTCTTGCACACATTTACAAAATACCTAGCGCATGATGACACCCTCGTCGTCGACTCTATGGTGCTTGATGATAGCCCTGCATCGCCGGCGAAAGTAACTGGCGGTGGAGGATTAACATCTCGTGACATAGAAATTGTCACGGCGAGGCTAGGTCTTACCGGGTGGAGGTACCAAGGGTGTGAAGGAATTAGTGTCGTAGATGCGTTGATGGATGGTAAGCAAGCGAGCGAGGGCGAGCTGAAGGAAGCCTTCTGTGTTTTCGACCGTGATGAGGATGGGTTCATATGCCCCGGTGAGTTGTGGAATGTGATGAGGAGGCTTGGTTGGAAAGAAGGGGCCATGTATGAGGATTGTGTGAGGATGATCCGCCCCTTCGATGAGGATGGAGATGGCAAGATCAGCTTCCTAGAGTTTAGAAGGATGATGGAGAATGCCATTTAG